A genomic stretch from Etheostoma cragini isolate CJK2018 chromosome 8, CSU_Ecrag_1.0, whole genome shotgun sequence includes:
- the LOC117949233 gene encoding nuclear receptor-interacting protein 3-like, whose translation MFTGTRTESRGDSGVLDAAALRQQRRLKQAIQFLHKDSADLLPLDGLKKLGTSKQGQPHHILQKRLLEAKLSREQMNMCGVTPNSAGVLVNCTHFTSHEDEDKEQDDFIYLPCKYLGQEVNVLIDTGCKLNLMSSLTVEKLGLKALVEENKMETDGFPFQRKICIDGHIREFRLTIGHHRIVCSFVIVESDRPLMSLGNKTLKSLKCVIDTEKQTLVFGTTMREQLQFAKKNIQ comes from the exons ATGTTCACCGGGACGCGGACGGAGAGCCGGGGGGACTCGGGGGTCCTGGATGCTGCGGCTCTGAGGCAGCAGAGGAGGCTGAAACAGGCGATCCAGTTCCTCCATAAAGACTCAGCTGATCTGCTGCCTCTGGATGGACTGAAGAAGCTCGGGACATCTAAACAGGGG CAACCACATCATATCCTCCAGAAGCGCCTGCTGGAGGCCAAGTTGTCCCGGGAACAGATGAACATGTGTGGAGTGACCCCAAACAGCGCTGGGGTCCTTGTGAACTGTACGCATTTCACTTCACATGAGGATGAAGACAAAGAGCAGGACGATTTCATCTATTTACCCTGCAAG TATTTAGGACAGGAGGTAAATGTGCTGATTGACACCGGCTGCAAACTGAACCTGATGTCCTCACTAACTGTGGAGAAATTAGG TTTGAAAGCTCTGGTtgaggaaaacaaaatggagaCGGACGGTTTCCCATTTCAGAGGAAGATCTGTATCGACGGACACATCAGAGAATTCCGCCTAACCATCGGGCATCACAGAATAGTGTGCTCCTTTGTCATCGTAG aAAGTGACAGGCCGCTGATGTCCCTGGGCAACAAGACATTAAAGTCACTCAAG TGTGTAATTGACACTGAAAAGCAGACGTTGGTGTTTGGGACGACCATGAGGGAGCAACTTCagtttgccaaaaaaaacattcaatga
- the c8h11orf16 gene encoding uncharacterized protein C11orf16 homolog isoform X2, whose product MTSRQTTASEAALVPLFLGKQRCNVTFVVESSENMRAALGSVKRLLIQTLLTKASLRDSLFNIMTFSGKLTCWSHHMLPCTPDTVYMALSWIHSISCGPGRDLLAALSMSLTDPACHAIHLLCTDLPGQPEAVLAALPALASGRPVNVFYLQDSGAQLDRNTRDYLQCLTRATRGGCYVFPVGLNGVLEEAVPLYVVEKQASATTISPVKCCCPSTSTLISHDSTSSPLLSLGNPFILSAQTLGGPEFFPGCRVLARREVDGLYYLGTVIQQVQGRGGAWVVQFDHPGGASLGVVSSQRQLVCSLDMVKDIGAHTCCLVPGDAVLSPWEPNLRRYGPGRVMAATEHRDGFGAVGPALEERMDLKGKSKINS is encoded by the exons ATGACATCCAGGCAGACGACGGCCTCTGAGGCTGCACTGGTTCCTCTGTTTCTGGGCAAACAGCGATGCAACGTCACATTTGTCGTGGAGAGCTCGGAGAACATGAGAGCTGCCCTGGGGTCAGTGAAACGCCTGCTGATCCAGACCCTGCTGACAAAGGCCTCACTCAGGGACTCGCTCTTCAACATCATGACGTTCTCAGGCAAG TTAACCTGCTGGTCCCACCACATGCTTCCCTGCACCCCTGACACAGTGTACATGGCTCTGTCCTGGATCCACTCCATCAGCTGCGGCCCCGGCAGGGACCTCCTGGCCGCCCTGAGCATGTCCCTCACTGACCCCGCCTGTCACGCCATCCACCTGCTCTGTACAGACCTCCCCGGCCAGCCGGAGGCAGTGCTGGCAGCCCTGCCGGCTTTGGCGTCTGGGAGGCCTGTGAACGTCTTCTACCTGCAGGACTCAGGTGCACAGCTCGACAGAAACACCAGGGACTACTTGCAGTGTTTGACCCGGGCCACAAGAGGAGGCTGTTATGTGTTTCCAGTTGGTTTGAATGGAGTGCTGGAGGAG GCGGTTCCTCTGTACGTTGTGGAGAAGCAAGCATCAGCAACAACAATCTCTCCAGTGAAGTGTTGCTGTCCGTCCACTTCCACCTTGATCTCACATGACAGCACATCATCGCCTCTGCTCAG TCTGGGTAATCCATTCATCCTGTCTGCTCAAACCCTGGGCGGTCCAGAGTTCTTCCCAGGATGCCGAGTGCTGGCCAGGAGGGAGGTGGATGGCCTCTACTACCTGGGAACTGTAATACAGCAAGTACAG GGCCGCGGAGGAGCTTGGGTTGTCCAGTTTGACCATCCAGGAGGTGCCAGTTTGGGGGTCGTCTCCTCCCAGAGACAGCTGGTTTGCTCCCTTGACATGGTGAAAGACATCGGAGCTCACACATGCTGTCTGGTACCTGGTGATGCTGTCCTGTCGCCGTGGGAACCAAATTTGAGAAGATACGGGCCGGGGAGAGTGATGGCCGCCACCGAACACAGAGATGGCTTTGGAG CTGTAGGTCCAGCTTTGGAGGAACGGATGGATTTGAAAGGGAAGAGCAAGATAAACAGCTAG
- the c8h11orf16 gene encoding uncharacterized protein C11orf16 homolog isoform X1, whose amino-acid sequence MTSRQTTASEAALVPLFLGKQRCNVTFVVESSENMRAALGSVKRLLIQTLLTKASLRDSLFNIMTFSGKLTCWSHHMLPCTPDTVYMALSWIHSISCGPGRDLLAALSMSLTDPACHAIHLLCTDLPGQPEAVLAALPALASGRPVNVFYLQDSGAQLDRNTRDYLQCLTRATRGGCYVFPVGLNGVLEEAVPLYVVEKQASATTISPVKCCCPSTSTLISHDSTSSPLLSLGNPFILSAQTLGGPEFFPGCRVLARREVDGLYYLGTVIQQVQGRGGAWVVQFDHPGGASLGVVSSQRQLVCSLDMVKDIGAHTCCLVPGDAVLSPWEPNLRRYGPGRVMAATEHRDGFGVDVKSLRVLMWNGSVSLVPGSLVSPISAPQHAKIVRELQIPTSASSRCCSWLCARSSSCPPQLFCTGGCQSSSCCCSYSNPRPCLFPLSCRSSFGGTDGFEREEQDKQLELKNTDVSRRDPEVPSPSSPSSLSEDEGRVKLRSKQQRPPWRYWRQTGSEPQHRQPGPLVPRTPFQPERSSFPVPQISALPNHSSLFQSLPGAKGRRANIRDVFGTTNLKPRPPAALRPFSCNTATSVYT is encoded by the exons ATGACATCCAGGCAGACGACGGCCTCTGAGGCTGCACTGGTTCCTCTGTTTCTGGGCAAACAGCGATGCAACGTCACATTTGTCGTGGAGAGCTCGGAGAACATGAGAGCTGCCCTGGGGTCAGTGAAACGCCTGCTGATCCAGACCCTGCTGACAAAGGCCTCACTCAGGGACTCGCTCTTCAACATCATGACGTTCTCAGGCAAG TTAACCTGCTGGTCCCACCACATGCTTCCCTGCACCCCTGACACAGTGTACATGGCTCTGTCCTGGATCCACTCCATCAGCTGCGGCCCCGGCAGGGACCTCCTGGCCGCCCTGAGCATGTCCCTCACTGACCCCGCCTGTCACGCCATCCACCTGCTCTGTACAGACCTCCCCGGCCAGCCGGAGGCAGTGCTGGCAGCCCTGCCGGCTTTGGCGTCTGGGAGGCCTGTGAACGTCTTCTACCTGCAGGACTCAGGTGCACAGCTCGACAGAAACACCAGGGACTACTTGCAGTGTTTGACCCGGGCCACAAGAGGAGGCTGTTATGTGTTTCCAGTTGGTTTGAATGGAGTGCTGGAGGAG GCGGTTCCTCTGTACGTTGTGGAGAAGCAAGCATCAGCAACAACAATCTCTCCAGTGAAGTGTTGCTGTCCGTCCACTTCCACCTTGATCTCACATGACAGCACATCATCGCCTCTGCTCAG TCTGGGTAATCCATTCATCCTGTCTGCTCAAACCCTGGGCGGTCCAGAGTTCTTCCCAGGATGCCGAGTGCTGGCCAGGAGGGAGGTGGATGGCCTCTACTACCTGGGAACTGTAATACAGCAAGTACAG GGCCGCGGAGGAGCTTGGGTTGTCCAGTTTGACCATCCAGGAGGTGCCAGTTTGGGGGTCGTCTCCTCCCAGAGACAGCTGGTTTGCTCCCTTGACATGGTGAAAGACATCGGAGCTCACACATGCTGTCTGGTACCTGGTGATGCTGTCCTGTCGCCGTGGGAACCAAATTTGAGAAGATACGGGCCGGGGAGAGTGATGGCCGCCACCGAACACAGAGATGGCTTTGGAG TTGATGTTAAGAGCCTCCGGGTGCTGATGTGGAATGGTAGTGTGTCTCTGGTTCCCGGCAGCCTGGTTTCGCCCATTTCAGCTCCTCAACATGCCAAAATAGTCAGGGAGCTCCAAATCCCGACATCAGCCTCCAGTCGTTGTTGCAGCTGGCTTTGTGCTCGCAGCTCCTCCTGCCCTCCCCAGCTGTTCTGCACCGGCGGCTGTCAGTCTTCATCTTGCTGCTGTTCATACTCAAACCCTCGGCCATGCTTATTTCCACTCAGCTGTAGGTCCAGCTTTGGAGGAACGGATGGATTTGAAAGGGAAGAGCAAGATAAACAGCTAGAACTAAAAAATACAGATGTGAGCAGGCGTGACCCCGAGGTGCCCTCACCGTCCTCCCCTTCATCTCTTTCTGAGGATGAAGGCAGAGTGAAGCTGAGGAGCAAACAGCAGCGTCCTCCCTGGAGGTACTGGAGACAAACTGGGTCAGAGCCACAACATAGACAGCCAG GGCCTTTAGTGCCGAGGACGCCATTCCAACCTGAGAGGTCCAGCTTCCCTGTCCCACAgatcagtgccttgcccaatcACAGCTCTCTGTTTCAGTCACTTCCTGGTGCTAAAGGAAGAAGAGCGAACATCAGGGATGTTTTTGGAACGACCAACCTCAAACCTCGACCACCAGCGGCACTGCGGCCTTTCTCTTGCAACACTGCTACTTCTGTTTACACATAA
- the akip1 gene encoding A-kinase-interacting protein 1 isoform X2 — protein MASQAWLESSLQRSASLGLEVLERASRRSVDWTRTGASQSPTTTHEDSQIPVKRTHTESDDIFATIAEFMVQTTHQCKRFYQSGCCTEPTDTERKHVSRFHSRPAVGMTTRAHSAREHGRVSAAAAGEDFVIEVSPGTYAITASMPELEQQTQLVSVKAGESINLTFNL, from the exons ATGGCAAGCCAAGCATGGCTGGAGTCTTCTCTGCAGCGCTCTGCCAGTCTGGGCCTGGAGGTGCTGGAGCGGGCCTCCAGGCGGAGTGTAGACTGGACACGCACTGGCGCATCCCAGAGCCCCACTACTACACATGAAGACTCACAAATACCTGTCAAG agaacacacacagagtcgGATGATATCTTTGCAACCATCGCAGAGTTCATGGTACAGACAACTCATCAGTGCAAG AGGTTTTACCAGTCTGGCTGTTGCACTGAGCCCACTGACACTGAGCGAAAGCATGTGTCCAGGTTCCACTCACGGCCAGCTGTTGGGATGACAACACGTGCACACTCAGCCAGAGAACAT ggTCGTGTgtcagcagcggcagcagggGAGGATTTTGTGATCGAGGTTTCACCGGGGACGTACGCCATCACTGCCAGCATGCCGGAGTTGGAGCAGCAGACTCAGCTGGTCAGCGTCAAAGCTGGAGAGAGTATCAACCTCACCTTCAATCTCTGA
- the akip1 gene encoding A-kinase-interacting protein 1 isoform X1 translates to MASQAWLESSLQRSASLGLEVLERASRRSVDWTRTGASQSPTTTHEDSQIPVKVPRTHTESDDIFATIAEFMVQTTHQCKRFYQSGCCTEPTDTERKHVSRFHSRPAVGMTTRAHSAREHGRVSAAAAGEDFVIEVSPGTYAITASMPELEQQTQLVSVKAGESINLTFNL, encoded by the exons ATGGCAAGCCAAGCATGGCTGGAGTCTTCTCTGCAGCGCTCTGCCAGTCTGGGCCTGGAGGTGCTGGAGCGGGCCTCCAGGCGGAGTGTAGACTGGACACGCACTGGCGCATCCCAGAGCCCCACTACTACACATGAAGACTCACAAATACCTGTCAAGGTGCC gagaacacacacagagtcgGATGATATCTTTGCAACCATCGCAGAGTTCATGGTACAGACAACTCATCAGTGCAAG AGGTTTTACCAGTCTGGCTGTTGCACTGAGCCCACTGACACTGAGCGAAAGCATGTGTCCAGGTTCCACTCACGGCCAGCTGTTGGGATGACAACACGTGCACACTCAGCCAGAGAACAT ggTCGTGTgtcagcagcggcagcagggGAGGATTTTGTGATCGAGGTTTCACCGGGGACGTACGCCATCACTGCCAGCATGCCGGAGTTGGAGCAGCAGACTCAGCTGGTCAGCGTCAAAGCTGGAGAGAGTATCAACCTCACCTTCAATCTCTGA
- the rpl27a gene encoding 60S ribosomal protein L27a → MPTKKTKTRKLRGHVSHGHGRIGKHRKHPGGRGNAGGMHHHRINFDKYHPGYFGKVGMRHYHLKRNTTHCPTINLDKLWTLVSEQTRINYGKKPDGPAPIIDAVRAGYYKVLGKGKLPKQPVIVKAKFFSRRAEEKIKEVGGACVLMA, encoded by the exons ATG CCCACCAAGAAGACCAAGACCAGGAAGCTCCGAGGACACGTCAGCCACGGACATGGTCGCATTG GCAAACACAGAAAGCATCCTGGAGGTCGTGGTAATGCTGGTGGTATGCATCACCACAGAATCAACTTCGACAAATA CCATCCAGGGTACTTTGGTAAGGTGGGAATGAGACATTACCATCTGAAGAGAAACACGACCCACTGCCCCACCATCAACCTGGACAAGCTGTGGACGCTGGTGAGCGAACAGACCAGAATCAACTATGGCAAGAAACCAGACGGCCCTGCACCGATCATTGATGCTGTGCGCGCT ggCTACTACAAAGTTCTGGGCAAAGGCAAGCTGCCCAAGCAGCCTGTGATCGTTAAGGCCAAGTTCTTCAGCCGACGGGCTGAGGAGAAGATCAAGGAAGTGGGAGGAGCCTGTGTGCTGATGGCGTAA